The following DNA comes from Hordeum vulgare subsp. vulgare chromosome 3H, MorexV3_pseudomolecules_assembly, whole genome shotgun sequence.
GTACAACGCCCAGTTTAACGGCATGATTCGGTCCTCTATGGAGCACTCGATCTGGAAGGTTTGGGCTCCACTAAAGGTCAAGTTTTTTGCCTGGCTTGCCACCCAAAATAGAGTCTGGACAGCTGACGGGCTTGCTAAGCGTGGTTGGCCCAATTGTGATCTATGTTCTCTATGCAAGCAGGTCCAGAAGACGATTGACCACCTTCTTTTCCAATGTCGGTACTGCACCTAGACTCAATCGACTCGGGCGAATGGCAAGCTCTTCCGTCAGCCAAGGAGTGGTGGATGCGTATATCCGATCAATCCATGCCAAACACGAAAGCAGTGGCctctcttgccatgttaacttcGTGGACCATCTGGAATGAACGCAATGCACAGGTCTTCCGTCACAAGTTGGCTCCACCTTCGGTCGTCTTCGGTATCATCAAAAGTGACGCGAGCCTTTGGGTTTTGGCGGGAGCAAAAAAGTTGAGTTCAATCTTTGTCGAGAGAGTAATTCTTTCTTTTGGGGCACGCATGTAACACATCATTAATCTCAGCTTTGGCCTCTCCTTCTTAATTAATATATGTGGCAAATCTTTTGCCCGGCTTTAAAAAAAACTTTGCAGTGCAATAGAACCTGTCGATCTGAGGTTAAGACCTTGACATGGCCTTGGCATCATCGGTCCGTTTAAGCCATGACCCTGAAACGGTTGCACATCAAGGAAAGGGCTTGTCCGAGATGCAAGGATTTCTCTAGGCTCGATTTGAATGATTTTATGAGATTAGTGTATGAATTAGACATGTAGTTATATTTTTGGCATTTAACTGCAGAAGCAGAACTGAACTGTCAATTTTGGCACTCAAAACTATTTTATGAGATCATGCCAGGAACTATCTTCTCGGCAAAACTGTTGCATCTTAAACCAGATCTGGTAAAATAGCATGACCAGTTCACCACTTAGATACAAGCCATACTACACAAACTACCATGTTTTGCCAAATACTCCTGACACTTGTTTAAGTGACAGTTAATTCCAGACAGAGGTTGTATATTTAAGTTGACCCCGAAGAGACCGTGCCAAGTGTAAATTTCAGCTTCCATTTCATCCGCTTCGAAATACACTACTCTCTCAACGAAATGGGAGGTTAATATTATCTAAGAAGGGCATAGGCAGCAACAACGATGATATCACGAGCTCTCAGTTGTATCCATCTTCGAAGCTTCCTCGACGCCCTTGAAGGCTACACGCAGCTTCCTCAGCGATGACACTTTCTTCCCATTGCTCTCCGCCATACCACTAACATGCACCGTAGCAAATGGGGTTCCTTTAAGGAGCTCAAACATGGGGATGCTCAGGTTTTGCCTTGTCATCTGCTCAAGAACTTCTGGCGACTGCATGTACAGATTGTTGCCTCCGTGCGTCACGCTAGCTTTTGACATCAGCAGTTTGGGGTGCTCCTCAAGCATCTTGATGAACTGTCCATGATAAGTGGAAAGGATTCAGAAATCTACAGGCACACAGGCTCTCTATGCACAACAGTACATCCTCTATTTAGTGCCACATTTTAGAATTATGTGTGATGCAGCAACTAGGAACCTAAACCTGGGTATTAAACTGCCTAGTCTGTCAGTGAGAAAGTGTTTTCTTTTCAGCTTTTTCGTTGTTCAgaatataatactccctccattcctaaatataagtcttttaagcgatttcactaagggactacatacagagcaaaatgaatgaatctacattctaaagtatgtctatatacatccgtatgtagttctctagtgaaatctctaaaaagacttatattatggaacggagggagtaaaaccCACTATTTAGAAGTGTCATTTTGCTGAAAATATGGCACATGTTTTGAAGTTTGCAAGCAATGCAGcaaaatatatactccctccgtccggaaatacttgtcctaaagatgaatgtatctagacttattttagttatagatacatccattatattcatttttaggacaagtatttccggacggagggagtatttctttTGAGCCAAatgatgaatgcatgcatgtatgtgtAAGTGTGAGCTAAATAAAACTTCATGTTTATGTATTTGAAAGTCAACATCTTAGCACCTTCCATAATTCGTGTATATATGTGTTTATGATTCATCTCAGCCCCTTTCAAGTCGATATATACCTTCATTCTATGAAGGTGCACAAGGTATGCAAGTTTTTTCTGATTTGAATGTTACTGACCTCCGAAAGTGTCGATGACGTGTCCAGCTCAATAAGGGTACCAGGTCCACATACAAGGCAATCTGTATCTCTAACAAACTCTGTGACTTTATTATGAGTTCCTACAAGACCATTGTACCTGCATGAGAACATAAAATAACTGTTAGGCTATTCAAATTGGCAATGCGTCATGTTTTTGTAACCAATCAAGAAATGCATCTGCTTCAGATATGGTCGTCGAACAAGTTACCAGCAACAATACCATGTGGGCGTGTGTAAataatgaaaatattttgagggaACATGGCGACATGTGATACGTTACTAATGCATGTGTCAATAACCAATTTTAACCAAATGATTTCAACCAATCAAGGATAGAATAGAATGccacaagacaaaaaaaggaaccTCAAGCAATTCAAGCAAATAGCAGCTAGTTTggaatgaaaaataatatttATTTGCCACATGATTAAGAGAAAATAACAGCTAGCCAAACACCCAAATATataggagcaattcaagcaaattAGATTCATAATGCGCCACATTACTAATGAAGCTTTACTTCTGACTGTATGCGCTCAAATAACCAAAGAGTTCTGTCAACAAGCTGTATTTGTCTCGAGTACTCAGAAAGTCTGCATGCTTTTTCATTCAGAAAAGTTTTGCATGCGAGATATTGCCTACTCACTACTGTGAGCGGACGTGAATTATTACTGAAGGTTATATGGTTTCCTTTTGTCATTGATTGAAAGTTGGCGTGTATGTTCCTTTATGATTTATTATCTGAAATATTAGTCTGTTTAGAATCTGTTTGTTACGTTGTCAGACATGTGTGCCTGCAGTTTTATCCAGTTCATACACTGAAATAAACTCAGGTGAGTGAAATGAACCATTACAAGTAATACAACGTGAATCAACCTATCATTTCCGAATACCCTTATGACGTACCTTCCTGATTAACCAATacatggtccactttgctgcaggaGTTTTGGCATATAAGTTTTGAATTCAAACAGTGATAGTTTTGGCTAAAAGATAAGAATAAAAATATTTACAAGTAACAACACACTTTCAAAAGATTGTTCTTACTCTTTTGGGATACCGACTATTAACAGAGTAAGAATGGGAGTAATGCAACTCACGTGAGATAATTTGACACGCTTTTGCTGCAGCCAGAGATGAGCTTCAAAGCTTCAAGTGCACATGCAGCAGAAATAATTGCATTTGTTGAAGCAATAGCTGGGATGATATTCTTGACAACACCCTGTAATCAGGAATACAAAtgtcaatttcctcttaaaattaACAACTTTGTCCTTTCTGGTTCCACGATTTATACAACCGAACAAATAATAAAGTTATACTTAATCATCCGAATAACTGAGAATCCAAATTCATTGGCCTGAAGGAATATAGAGCGATAAGAAAATTTGCAGATTAGATCACTGGCCCAACAAGCAAAAATGCCTCCACATATTACCAAATGTGAAAAGGTTCTCTCTGAAATGCCTAATATCTGAAGAACGCTAAGATACATTCTAAGTTGTGGGTTTCCCATTAAGCGGAGGTAATTTTATTTTATAACTGACATTACGTAGGCGGatgtaacaaggccaaagaagcaTCAGTGGCATACAGAGAATTAGTTACtgataataaactaactaaatggcGCAAAAACTTCTGTCAGAAGAAAAATTGTACATAGCACAATACTGTGGAAATTAAACATAGAGTAGCAATCATGTAAACATTGTCAAGCATGCTGAAGCTGCATAGGTGACAGCTAAATCATGTAAGGATTATGTTAAATTAGAGTATGAATAGACATTTACTGTGTGAATAAATATTTATTCAGAAAAATCATATGTAGACGGATTACAAGGCTAGTTAACTTTAAACGTCGCTATGATTAAACAAAACTTACACAAGTTATAAACTGAGACCATTCTTATCTGCAACTTCTTAAATATCAAAACAGTCCACTATTGAAGTGGGCATTAAGCTACTCCTACCAGTGCCCACTTGCCCGTAGTGCAAAGCTGCACACAGCCTAATCGAACTACACAAATGATTATACCAGCAAATACTAGTAGCAAAATCACCTACTATTGGAGAACAGCAGACTACTAGAAAAACGAGATAATCTTAACATGGCTAGAATTCTATATGGCAGGTATTGAATTTGAGTTGCATCCACACTCACTCACAAAACTTCCCCCCAACCCAGCACCGGAATTTTACCTGTTCGGCACAATATTGTGGGCCCCTTTGAACATGAAGTTAACATAATAAGGTTGATATATAAAGGTATTAAGAACTAAATCCTATGATTCTGCCAAGAATGTTGATTATTATTAGTTTTACGATACAATGCACTATTAACGAGGGCACAAGCACAGTTCACATTAGAGTATAACATTGAAACATTCTGGATAGATAGGGATTAAAGTTACATCTTAGGCCGGGAGAATAAACGGAGAAGAGGACAGACCTGAGTCAAAGAATACGTAACTCCGGAAATACCAAAAAGTTCTGCTCTTTTTAAAGCCTGTTAAGTATACAAGACAAAAGATTAGACAGAAAAAAGATAGGACACTATATAACTTATATGTCATCATACTAGAGCAAACCTCTGAGTAAATCCACTGCATATGTTCTGTATCATCAGCATCAAAAGGTTTTCCACTGTGAACCTACAAGACAAAATGTAGTTGTTACAaatgaaaataaattaaagaGCAAACTACAGATACAAGAATTATACCTCGTCCCATTTGATCAAATGAGCATACTCAATGCAATGAGCTGCAGTTCTTGGAGTCTCAGCAAGGGTACATAAGGGAAACTTGACCTGGGGAGGAAAAAGCCATATGTTGCATTCAAAGCAAGGCGTTGTCCCTGGTATAATGACTCTAGCGTGACCTTTGAAACCTTCTGTCCCACCATCTACCATAGGTTTAACTGTCTCCTGGACTGGTTTGTCGTCTGAATCATACTCTGCAATTCCAAAGACATACCGGCATCAGTACATAAATGAAGGACATTATGAGTTTCATTATGTAAATGTACTCcctctagttctccccaactacaagtatttaggtacagagggagcaCTAGTTTCTGATCACTTGAGTAATAAACAGGCAATACTACCTGTATAAAATTAGAGAACCTTGATTTTATGTGCAGCCAAACATATCGTTTTACTTGGGATGGAAATGTTAACACAGAACAGTATTGATTCACATTCATCTCTAGCAATTTTTTTGTCAAACTTTCTTCAGTCTCATTCTATAGTTGCTATGAATGTGCATGCTATGGTCACTTCCAAATTTAAATTGGAATTTATACAAGGAAAGCACATATGGACACGTTGCAGACCAAAAATGTTTACTAGTTGAAGCCTTCTTTCCAAGTAAAAGACTAAAGATCCATAAAAATGGCATTGAAATATATACCTAAGAAACCACAAGCCACAGAATTGATGTAGCTTCGAGCTTCAATTGAGTCCAGACCAAGAACAATTATTTGGAACTGATTATAGAACTCTAGCTCTTTATCTTCAATCCTACAAAAATGGGGCACAATGTTCACTCCACTAACTCGCTCCATAACCCTCTTCGCAGCTACTTCAGCCTTGGGCTTCCCAACATCTTGAATCCTGTACAAAATCGCATGCAATGCTCATTGAGATGATAATGTTATGGAGAAACGTAAATAGAACATGCAAATCCAAACATACATACAGTTGATGCCGCAATAAAGTGAGGTTTTGGCCTTACTCGATGAGTTGTGCTTATGTTTACAGCTGCTgtcaatttatttatttattgtgtgTGTGAAAATCTATCACTGGTTTGGCAATCATACTGAAGTAAGACAAAGTGTAGTATTCAATGATTGGCCTCCAATGATCTTGCATGTTTATGGCCGCAATAATTGTTTGGCTGCTTGCAACTTGATTAAGAACAGCTAGCAAAACATACAGTATCTAATGCTCCCTCTGTatcaaaatataagact
Coding sequences within:
- the LOC123443507 gene encoding NEDD8-activating enzyme E1 catalytic subunit; the encoded protein is MASPDAAAAPPTEPERWRDLDILLSRPGNLVHSTFDPSPGLRDLIGSFVEVLVVGAGGLGCELLKDLALSGFKNLHVIDMDTIDVSNLNRQFLFRIQDVGKPKAEVAAKRVMERVSGVNIVPHFCRIEDKELEFYNQFQIIVLGLDSIEARSYINSVACGFLEYDSDDKPVQETVKPMVDGGTEGFKGHARVIIPGTTPCFECNIWLFPPQVKFPLCTLAETPRTAAHCIEYAHLIKWDEVHSGKPFDADDTEHMQWIYSEALKRAELFGISGVTYSLTQGVVKNIIPAIASTNAIISAACALEALKLISGCSKSVSNYLTYNGLVGTHNKVTEFVRDTDCLVCGPGTLIELDTSSTLSEFIKMLEEHPKLLMSKASVTHGGNNLYMQSPEVLEQMTRQNLSIPMFELLKGTPFATVHVSGMAESNGKKVSSLRKLRVAFKGVEEASKMDTTESS